Within the Thermanaeromonas toyohensis ToBE genome, the region GCGATTTCTATAAGTTTTCTTCCCCCTGGTATTTCAATCTCCTTCCTCTGCGGGCGGTGGAGTATAACCTTCATACTTACTTAATCTCCTTCCTTCGTAATCTGCTTTAGATATTTTGCCCCTGGAATAAGAACTGTAAAACCTTGACGCTGGAACCTTTAGCCTACTAAAATAGTAACAGCTATGGTTTAAATTTTGAGAGAACAGGGGGCGTACTTAATGGCCGTTTGGAAATGTAGCCATTGCGGGTATGAAAAAGAAACCAGATGTAAACCTCGGAAATGCCCCGAATGTGGCCAGAAAGATACCTTTACCAAAAAAGAAAGCTAACTTTATCCCCAAGCTAAATGTGGCTATAAGGCCTTCTTAAGGGAAGGCCTTCCTTCTTTAAAGTATAAAGGCTTTCTTTCTGGCCTGTCTCTGTTGCTCTTTTTTATTACTACCTTGTTTCGCAAGCGAAGGTATATTCCTCAAGGGTACGGATACGGGGATTCTCCCCACACACTGGGCAAGCCGGGTTGCGCTCTGCTCGCACTTCCCGGAACCGCATCTCCAGGCCGTTATAAATCAGCAGGCGACCGATAAGCCCTTCCCCTATTCCTAGCAGAAGCTTAAGAACTTCTGTAGCCTGGATAGCCCCGATAACCCCCGGTACCACTCCTATGATGCCCGCTTCCCGGCAAGTAGGCACTGCCCCCGGTGGAGGCGGTTCAGGGAAGATGCAGCGATAGCAAGGGCCTTCCCGGGGCTTGATGGTCATCACCAGGCCATCCCATTGAAGCACCCCCGCTTCTACTAAGGGCTTTCCAGCCATGACGCAGGCATCGTT harbors:
- a CDS encoding RCKP-type rubredoxin-like domain-containing protein: MAVWKCSHCGYEKETRCKPRKCPECGQKDTFTKKES